GTGCGCGCCATCTCGAAGCCGAACACCGAAGGCTTGGGAATGCCCGAGATACCGTCGGGGCCGCCGGTCAGCCAGTTCAGGTTGATCAGCAGCAGCCGGATGATTTCACCGAAGCCCAGCGTCACGATGGCCAGATAGTCGCCGCGCAGGCGCAGCACCGGAAAGCCCAGCACGAAGCCGAACAAGGCGGCCAGCGCCCCCGAGAACGGCAGGGCTTCCCAGAAGCTCCATCCGCCCCAGTGATACAGCAGCGCGTACGTGTAGGCGCCCACCGCGTAGAAGCCGACGAAGCCCAGGTCCAGCAGCCCGGCGAAGCCCACGACGATGTTCAGGCCCAGGCCCAGCATGACGTAGATCAGCACCAGGGTGGCGATATCGACGGAGCCGCGGTCGCTGAAGAACGGCCAGACGACAGCGGCGGCCACCACAAGGATCATCACCCATTTGTGCCCCTGCACCGGCGCCGCCGGCAGCGTCGGCAGATTGCCTTTCAGGCGTTTGAAGGGCAGCGCCAGCCATGGCCGCAAAAGCTGCCCCACGAAGACCACCGCCATGGCGATGACGACGTTGCTCCAATGCGGATCCATCAGGGTTCGCGCGCCCTGGCGGACCAATTGCAGGCCGAACACCGGCGTGACGATGAACGCGGTAAGTATGGCCGCGATGAATGCGTTCTTGATTTGATTGGCCATCAGACTTTTTCCACCTCGGGTTTGCCCAACAGACCGGTGGGGCGGAACAGCAGGATCAGTACCAGCAGCAGGAAGGCGACGATGTCCTTGTACTGGGACGAGATATAGGCCGCGGCAAAGGTCTCCACCAGCCCCAGCAGCGCGCCGCCCAGCATGGCGCCGGGGATGCTGCCGATGCCGCCCAGCACGGCCGCGGTGAACGCCTTGATGCCGACGATGAAGCCGATGAAGGGATTCAGCTTGCCGATGGTCAGCGCGATGAGCACGCCGCCCACGGCGGCCAGCACCGCGCCCAGCACGAAGGTGAACGAGATGACGCGGTTCGTATCGATGCCCAGCAGATTCGCCATGTGCATGTCCTGCGAGCAGGCGCGCGACGCCCGCCCCATGCGCGAATACTTGATGAACAGCGAGAGCCCGATCATCAGCACGACGGTCACGACGATGATCATGATGCGCGAATACGGCACCGTCACGTCGAAGTTGGGGCCCATTGGGAAAGTTACCGCGCCGAAGATGATGTTCGGCACCGCCATGTCGCGCGCGCCCTGCCCCAGCGCCATCCAGTTCTGCAGAAAGATGGACATGCCGATGGCGGAAATCAACGCGACCAGCCGGGGGCTGTTGCGCAGCGGCCGGTACGCCACGCGTTCCACCGTGAACCCGTAGACGCCGGTCACGGCCATGGCGACGATCAGCATGGCCGCCACGATCAGCGGCACCGGCATGCCGCTCTGGGTGCCGATGGCCGTCAGCGTCACCAGGCCCACATAGGCGCCGATCATATAGATTTCGCCGTGCGCGAAGTTGATCATGCCGATGATGCCGTAGACCATCGTGTATCCGATGGCGATCAGGGCGTAGATGGCGCCCAGC
The sequence above is a segment of the Bordetella genomosp. 9 genome. Coding sequences within it:
- the livH gene encoding high-affinity branched-chain amino acid ABC transporter permease LivH; the protein is MSDLLPQLTQQFFNGLSLGAIYALIAIGYTMVYGIIGMINFAHGEIYMIGAYVGLVTLTAIGTQSGMPVPLIVAAMLIVAMAVTGVYGFTVERVAYRPLRNSPRLVALISAIGMSIFLQNWMALGQGARDMAVPNIIFGAVTFPMGPNFDVTVPYSRIMIIVVTVVLMIGLSLFIKYSRMGRASRACSQDMHMANLLGIDTNRVISFTFVLGAVLAAVGGVLIALTIGKLNPFIGFIVGIKAFTAAVLGGIGSIPGAMLGGALLGLVETFAAAYISSQYKDIVAFLLLVLILLFRPTGLLGKPEVEKV
- a CDS encoding high-affinity branched-chain amino acid ABC transporter permease LivM, coding for MANQIKNAFIAAILTAFIVTPVFGLQLVRQGARTLMDPHWSNVVIAMAVVFVGQLLRPWLALPFKRLKGNLPTLPAAPVQGHKWVMILVVAAAVVWPFFSDRGSVDIATLVLIYVMLGLGLNIVVGFAGLLDLGFVGFYAVGAYTYALLYHWGGWSFWEALPFSGALAALFGFVLGFPVLRLRGDYLAIVTLGFGEIIRLLLINLNWLTGGPDGISGIPKPSVFGFEMARTSSVEGQRTFHELLGLTFQNQHVIIWLYLMALMLALITLFVATRLKRMPVGRAWEALREDEIACRSLGLNPTRIKLSAFTLGAMFAGFGGAFFAARQGLVNPESFTFIESALILAIVVLGGMGSQVGVILAAILLTVLPELAREFAEYRMLMFGLVMVLMMMWRPQGLLPMKRPHVELDK